One Oryza glaberrima chromosome 11, OglaRS2, whole genome shotgun sequence genomic region harbors:
- the LOC127755939 gene encoding uncharacterized protein LOC127755939, with the protein MGKCLRPTHQEVMLFCLVLLLCSAIPAQTRDIGQTTNEIQKDMSTGVKNKNSFGELYYKPDHCVQTPGGFYCCALDQLCYPTIGLCIPECTPSKVRRGS; encoded by the exons ATGGGGAAATGTTTAAGGCCGACCCACCAAGAAGTCATGTTGTTTTGCTTGGTTCTTCTGCTGTGCTCTGCCATTCCTGCACAAACAAGAG ATATAGGTCAAACCACAAATGAGATCCAAAAAGATATGTCGACCGGTGTGAAAAACAAGAATAGCTTTGGAGAACTTTATTATAAACCTGATCACTGTGTTCAAACCCCCGGTGGGTTCTATTGCTGTGCACTGGACCAGCTGTGCTATCCAACTATTGGGCTGTGCATACCAGAATGCACACCATCAAAGGTGCGCAGAGGATCATGA